Below is a genomic region from Primulina eburnea isolate SZY01 chromosome 9, ASM2296580v1, whole genome shotgun sequence.
AAGTGGATTGTTTTATTCGCCGGCATCCTCCGAGGGTGCATTCAGCTTCTGCTGTACTACATTGTCGTCCTATAGGCGGTGGTGCTCCATTCTTCGTATGCTTCAATTGTTTTGAGTTGTTGATATTGCCAAAGAATGTTGCAACTAACAGTGACCCGAAGAAAATTAAATGTGGGGTGTGCTCTATAGTgatttttttttgcattttcCAATAACAAACTAGTGATTTgcgatgatgtagaagcaacaACAGATAGTCCTGTTAAGCTTGATGACAACACTATTCTGTCTCCAATACGTGGGGAAATATACATGCATGGGCATCTAAATCAAGTTGGGACCACTTTCTCATctggtgattatgataatactGGTTATGATTTCGAGTCTATGGATAGAGAACCAGAACAACCTTCACCTGGCCGGGGAAGAGGCAGCGATTCTTCTGAGACCAAGCATCAATGTTCCAAATCGAAGCATACTATTGAGGTGGAGAAAGTGACTGAAAGTTTGAATGTGCTGAGAGACGACCCTAAATTGGCTTACGAGGAAAGAATGAATAAAGAGGCTTCACCTCCTGTGGGATCATCACTTCAAGAATACTTTGAATATTCAAATAAGTTTCATGTGAAGAATCGTCAAGGTtcccatgaaaaatatttgccAAGCAAGACTACCAGGCATCAATTTTCTATCAATAACTCGTCAGCAGCAACTGAGACGGACGTATCATCCAATGAGTTCTCAAATACTGGCACATCATTTGATTCCAGAGAGGCAAGCAGAAAAGGCAGAAAAGCATCTGATTCATTTTTTGCTGGAATTGTAAAAAAGAGTTTTAAGGAATTTAGTAGATCAAATCAGAAACCTGAGAAAGAAAGGGCTGATGTGACCATTAATGGGCATCATATGCCGAATGAAATGATTAAGAAGGCAGAAGAAGTTGCCGGACCCATCCACCCTGGGCAATACTGGTATTAACGCACCTAAACTAAACATGACATTTTCTTCCCGATCACTTTCTGTCAAGATTGTTTATGAATAGTTGAATTATAGTAAAAAGAAAATGACACAACTCATAGTTCATGCAGTTCGGCTGTGGACTTAGTCCACTACACAATCGAAATGAGACCAAATTTCTAATCTCACGTATTTATATATGTGAGATATATTGGCACATGTGACAAGGAATATCTAGTCCttataatatcaaatctgatTTTAAGATAgacatatgtatgtatatatatgttttgtatttgatcaaaatcTTATATATTATTTCTTGATCAGGTATGACTACCAAGCTGGATTCTGGGGCTTGATGGGAGGCCCTTGTCTAGGAATAATTCCTGTAAGAATTTTCCATCTTTGTTGATGAAACAGTCTCAAATTTGGTGAATATATGATTCTTCCATACGT
It encodes:
- the LOC140841478 gene encoding uncharacterized protein, whose product is MHGHLNQVGTTFSSGDYDNTGYDFESMDREPEQPSPGRGRGSDSSETKHQCSKSKHTIEVEKVTESLNVLRDDPKLAYEERMNKEASPPVGSSLQEYFEYSNKFHVKNRQGSHEKYLPSKTTRHQFSINNSSAATETDVSSNEFSNTGTSFDSREASRKGRKASDSFFAGIVKKSFKEFSRSNQKPEKERADVTINGHHMPNEMIKKAEEVAGPIHPGQYWYDYQAGFWGLMGGPCLGIIPPGIKEFNHPMPEKCAGGNTGIYVNGRELNQKDLNLLKRRGMPTDRNRSYAIEISGGIIDKDTGEELKSLGKLAPTVERLQRGFGMRVPKAAPRS